A genomic stretch from Pectobacterium carotovorum includes:
- the ssb1 gene encoding single-stranded DNA-binding protein SSB1: protein MASRGVNKVILVGNLGQDPEVRYMPNGGAVANITLATSESWRDKQTGEQKEKTEWHRVVLFGKLAEVAGEYLRKGSQVYIEGALQTRKWADQAGVERYTTEVVVNVGGTMQMLGGRQGGGAPAGGNAGGGQQQGGWGQPQQPQGGNQFSGGAQSQQRPAQNSAPAQSNEPPMDFDDDIPF, encoded by the coding sequence ATGGCCAGCAGAGGCGTTAATAAAGTGATTCTTGTCGGGAATCTGGGTCAAGACCCGGAAGTCCGCTATATGCCGAATGGCGGTGCAGTTGCCAACATCACGCTGGCTACGTCAGAAAGCTGGCGTGACAAGCAAACCGGTGAGCAGAAAGAGAAGACCGAGTGGCACCGCGTGGTGCTGTTCGGCAAACTGGCAGAAGTGGCGGGCGAATACCTGCGTAAAGGCTCTCAGGTTTACATCGAAGGCGCACTGCAAACCCGCAAATGGGCCGATCAGGCTGGCGTAGAGCGCTACACCACCGAAGTCGTCGTTAACGTCGGCGGCACCATGCAGATGCTGGGTGGACGCCAGGGCGGTGGCGCACCAGCAGGCGGTAACGCAGGTGGCGGTCAGCAACAAGGCGGTTGGGGTCAACCTCAGCAGCCGCAGGGTGGCAACCAGTTCAGCGGCGGCGCGCAGTCTCAACAGCGTCCGGCACAAAACAGCGCTCCGGCGCAAAGCAACGAACCGCCAATGGATTTCGACGACGACATTCCGTTCTGA
- a CDS encoding oxidoreductase: MNAKVSLVTGASSGIGQATALRLKALGHTVYAAARRVDRMKNLADAGIHTLAMDVTDDASMQAGIDDILKKSGRIDVLINNAGYGSYGALEEVSPDEAREQFNVNIFGAVRLIQLVLPHMRAQRSGTIVNISSMGGKMYTPLGGWYHGTKFALEAISDCLRLEVKPFGIDVVIVEPGGIKTEWGSIAANKLRDVSGTGPYAPQAVAMSESMIGEANSKRLSPPEVIADTIARAVSARRPKTRYAVGFSAKPMIFLRGLLSDRAFDWLIGSATGVSRHWKS; the protein is encoded by the coding sequence ATGAACGCGAAAGTTTCTTTAGTCACAGGGGCGTCTTCTGGAATCGGGCAGGCGACGGCCCTCAGATTAAAAGCGCTGGGCCACACGGTATATGCCGCGGCTCGCCGAGTCGACAGAATGAAAAATCTGGCCGATGCCGGTATTCACACGCTGGCGATGGACGTAACCGATGACGCCTCTATGCAGGCCGGTATTGATGACATCCTCAAAAAATCGGGACGTATCGACGTGCTGATCAATAACGCGGGGTATGGCTCATACGGGGCGCTGGAGGAGGTTTCACCTGATGAGGCTCGCGAGCAGTTTAACGTCAATATCTTTGGCGCCGTTCGCCTGATTCAACTGGTGCTGCCCCACATGCGTGCTCAGCGCTCCGGCACTATCGTCAACATCTCTTCGATGGGGGGCAAGATGTATACCCCACTGGGCGGCTGGTATCACGGAACAAAATTCGCGTTGGAAGCGATAAGTGACTGCCTGAGACTGGAGGTAAAGCCGTTCGGTATTGATGTGGTGATCGTTGAGCCGGGAGGTATCAAGACCGAGTGGGGGAGTATCGCCGCGAATAAACTGCGCGACGTCTCCGGCACGGGCCCCTATGCGCCTCAAGCGGTGGCAATGAGTGAATCGATGATTGGGGAAGCGAACAGCAAACGTCTGTCACCTCCGGAAGTCATTGCTGACACGATTGCTCGTGCAGTAAGCGCACGGCGACCAAAAACACGTTATGCGGTTGGCTTCAGTGCCAAACCGATGATCTTTTTGCGCGGGCTGTTATCCGATCGGGCCTTTGACTGGCTGATCGGCAGCGCGACAGGCGTATCTCGTCACTGGAAAAGCTAA
- a CDS encoding AraC family transcriptional regulator produces MTRNQGFPLDIGWRTLLKDFGFRPEHVLRRAGLPEDLFSRGEQTLSVEDYFRFWRSLETEADDPLFPLKLIELVSVELFDPPLFAALCSANLMQATQRLARYKQLILPMRLDIDVASNGDLNVSPRWLFAQGEVPASLQVAEIAFLVRLARLATREPVKAKRVSLPVPPSAAYAPAYKAFFGVAAHYDPNLSVTFSAADALRPFLTVNEGMWRVFEPELRRRLSELDAEAAITERVQALLLELIPSNTATIDTVAERLAMSKRTLQRRLEEEGANFRALVNHTREKLARHYLANSTMSGGEIAFLLGFEDPNSFYRAFQGWTGQTPDNARQAMRLN; encoded by the coding sequence ATGACTCGTAATCAGGGTTTTCCTTTAGATATTGGCTGGCGGACTTTGCTAAAGGATTTTGGATTTCGGCCTGAGCATGTCTTGCGCCGGGCGGGGTTACCGGAAGATCTCTTTTCCCGTGGAGAACAGACGCTTTCCGTAGAGGATTACTTTCGGTTTTGGCGCAGTCTGGAGACGGAGGCTGACGATCCATTATTTCCCTTGAAACTTATCGAGCTGGTAAGCGTGGAACTCTTTGATCCTCCTCTTTTCGCGGCGCTCTGTAGTGCGAACCTGATGCAGGCTACGCAACGGCTTGCCAGATACAAACAGTTGATACTCCCTATGCGTCTGGATATTGATGTCGCCAGCAATGGTGATTTGAACGTTTCACCGCGTTGGCTGTTTGCACAGGGAGAGGTCCCCGCTTCATTACAGGTTGCAGAGATCGCCTTTCTGGTTCGGCTGGCTCGGTTAGCGACACGCGAACCTGTTAAGGCCAAACGCGTTAGCCTGCCCGTTCCTCCTTCCGCTGCTTATGCGCCAGCCTATAAGGCGTTTTTCGGCGTAGCAGCACACTACGATCCGAACTTGAGTGTGACGTTCTCCGCCGCAGATGCCCTTCGCCCGTTTTTGACCGTCAACGAAGGCATGTGGCGAGTATTTGAACCTGAATTACGTCGGCGTTTGAGCGAGCTGGATGCCGAGGCCGCGATCACCGAGCGTGTGCAAGCCTTACTGCTGGAGTTAATTCCCAGCAACACGGCAACCATTGATACCGTTGCGGAGCGTCTGGCGATGAGCAAGCGGACGCTACAGCGTCGCTTAGAGGAGGAGGGCGCGAACTTCCGCGCGCTGGTTAACCATACCAGAGAGAAACTGGCCCGGCATTATCTGGCTAACTCTACGATGTCCGGTGGTGAAATCGCTTTTCTTCTTGGTTTTGAAGACCCTAACTCGTTCTATCGTGCATTTCAGGGATGGACAGGGCAAACGCCTGACAATGCACGTCAGGCGATGCGATTGAATTGA
- a CDS encoding GNAT family N-acetyltransferase, whose product MMNTDQEIRVNPVEPEDHELWLPYWKSYQEFYKVQLSDEVTEVTWSRFFKADIPVYCAVAREGLHIVGFVHFVFHDSTWGVNSYCYLEDLFVASTARGKNVGKKLIEYVREQAREKNCDRLYWHTQETNQTAQRLYDWVAEKPGVIEYRMPL is encoded by the coding sequence ATGATGAATACAGACCAAGAAATTAGGGTTAATCCCGTTGAGCCAGAAGATCACGAGCTGTGGCTGCCCTATTGGAAGAGTTATCAGGAATTCTATAAGGTGCAGCTTTCCGATGAGGTCACGGAAGTCACCTGGAGCCGCTTTTTTAAAGCCGATATCCCTGTGTATTGTGCGGTAGCGAGAGAAGGATTACACATTGTGGGCTTCGTGCACTTTGTTTTTCACGACTCCACCTGGGGAGTAAACTCTTATTGTTACTTAGAAGATCTTTTCGTTGCATCCACCGCTCGCGGTAAAAACGTTGGCAAAAAACTGATTGAATACGTGAGAGAACAGGCACGAGAAAAAAACTGCGATCGGTTGTATTGGCATACTCAGGAAACCAATCAAACAGCCCAGCGACTTTATGATTGGGTGGCGGAAAAACCGGGCGTTATAGAATACAGAATGCCGCTTTAA
- a CDS encoding LacI family DNA-binding transcriptional regulator, translated as MATLKDIADRAGVSISTVSRALNGTAPISAKVRQHIMAIATEQGYPLHKVAKATVAQTEPLRHILLATPRNLMLESEYNLVSLTLINALKTLCLQRNIQLRPFLGEHDTINEQQLLRELQGGKESGILIVNDDHPTLLNAVAESGIPAVLINGEDPSMRLSSVTPANHYAAAAGVRYLIEQGHTRILHLTWTSRMTIKQRERGYRDALMQAGIAVDEDLILSLPDFHPRTARDALLRWLTANPDRLGVTAIFCAADNQAIGVIDALYQHGLRVPEDMSVMGMDDILPFDMLPVSLTTVHLPFETIARAALQLLAQQMTPSQALGIAQRTELAGQVVVRESVRRVE; from the coding sequence ATGGCGACACTCAAGGATATTGCCGATCGCGCGGGGGTTTCCATCAGCACGGTTTCCCGCGCGCTGAACGGTACAGCACCGATCAGCGCCAAAGTCAGGCAGCACATTATGGCGATTGCCACCGAGCAGGGCTATCCGCTGCATAAAGTGGCCAAAGCAACCGTCGCGCAGACGGAGCCGCTGCGCCATATTCTGCTGGCGACGCCGCGTAACCTGATGCTGGAGAGTGAGTACAATCTGGTGTCGCTGACGCTGATTAACGCCCTGAAAACGCTCTGTCTGCAACGTAATATCCAACTGCGTCCGTTTTTGGGGGAGCATGACACCATTAACGAACAGCAGCTATTGCGTGAACTTCAGGGCGGAAAAGAGAGCGGCATTCTGATTGTGAATGACGATCACCCGACGCTGTTGAACGCTGTCGCGGAAAGCGGGATTCCGGCGGTGCTGATCAACGGTGAAGATCCCTCAATGCGGCTGAGCAGCGTGACGCCCGCCAACCACTATGCGGCGGCGGCGGGAGTGCGCTACCTGATCGAGCAAGGGCACACGCGGATCCTGCACCTGACCTGGACGTCGCGCATGACGATCAAACAGCGCGAGCGCGGCTATCGGGACGCGCTCATGCAGGCGGGGATTGCGGTGGATGAGGATCTGATCCTCTCGCTGCCGGATTTCCACCCGCGTACGGCGCGTGATGCGCTGCTGCGCTGGCTAACGGCGAATCCCGATAGGCTGGGGGTTACCGCGATTTTCTGCGCGGCGGATAATCAGGCCATCGGCGTGATCGACGCGCTGTATCAGCACGGGCTACGAGTGCCGGAAGACATGTCGGTGATGGGAATGGACGACATCCTGCCGTTCGATATGCTGCCAGTCTCGCTCACCACGGTGCATCTGCCATTTGAAACGATTGCCCGTGCGGCGCTACAGCTGCTGGCGCAGCAAATGACGCCTTCACAGGCGCTTGGTATTGCCCAGCGCACGGAGCTGGCCGGACAGGTGGTGGTCAGAGAGTCGGTTCGGCGGGTGGAGTAG
- a CDS encoding carbohydrate ABC transporter permease translates to MMKIIAFLTRTRHPGRIHITDIMSWVWLVVGTLLVLIPVMWAAMSSFKTPAEINRFPPSFLPQAADTITLPEYPKPLELWQVKQDDGEAKTMALVRRIGLIAQLVNPDAPSEVVRVSTKDLVPMKALHLETENYTTPITKFHFATYLKNTVFVTVMATLLTLLLSSMAAFALSKYEFRGRGTVLTLFLSTMMIPLSVVMVPTFLVVIGLNMGDNLWGVIIPTVATPTGVFLLRQYMLTIPDELIEAARIDAASEFRIYWKIILPLTAPALAVLAIFSVIWRWNDFLWPLIVLSSQDNFTLQIGLNAFQGQFSVQWHYILAMTMLSLLPVTAVFVFLQKYITTGIANTGMK, encoded by the coding sequence ATGATGAAAATAATCGCATTTCTCACCCGTACCCGTCATCCGGGGCGCATTCACATAACGGATATCATGAGCTGGGTTTGGCTGGTGGTCGGCACGCTGCTGGTGCTGATTCCGGTGATGTGGGCGGCGATGTCGTCGTTCAAAACGCCCGCGGAGATCAACCGTTTTCCGCCCAGCTTTCTGCCGCAGGCGGCGGATACCATCACGCTGCCGGAGTACCCGAAGCCGCTGGAACTGTGGCAGGTTAAGCAGGATGACGGCGAGGCGAAAACGATGGCATTGGTTAGACGCATCGGCCTGATTGCACAGCTGGTGAACCCGGATGCGCCGAGTGAAGTGGTACGTGTATCGACCAAAGATCTGGTGCCGATGAAGGCCTTGCATCTGGAGACGGAGAACTACACGACGCCGATAACGAAGTTCCACTTTGCTACTTACCTGAAGAACACCGTGTTCGTGACGGTGATGGCGACGCTGCTGACCCTGTTGCTCAGTTCGATGGCGGCGTTTGCGCTGTCGAAATACGAGTTTCGTGGGCGCGGTACGGTGCTGACGCTGTTTCTCTCCACCATGATGATTCCGCTGTCGGTGGTGATGGTGCCGACGTTCCTGGTGGTGATTGGCCTGAATATGGGCGATAACCTATGGGGCGTGATTATTCCCACAGTGGCGACGCCGACCGGTGTATTCCTGTTGCGGCAATATATGCTGACGATCCCTGATGAGCTGATCGAGGCGGCGCGTATCGATGCCGCCAGCGAGTTCCGTATTTACTGGAAGATCATCCTGCCGCTGACCGCGCCTGCGCTGGCGGTGCTGGCGATCTTCTCGGTGATCTGGCGCTGGAATGATTTCCTCTGGCCGCTGATCGTCCTCTCCAGTCAGGATAATTTTACGCTGCAAATTGGCCTGAACGCGTTTCAGGGGCAGTTCTCGGTGCAGTGGCACTATATACTGGCGATGACGATGCTCTCGCTTCTGCCGGTGACGGCGGTGTTCGTCTTCCTGCAAAAATACATCACGACGGGGATTGCCAACACGGGGATGAAATAA
- a CDS encoding sugar ABC transporter permease — translation MRKIALLPAGSLIDKLVTPVEKAVNLLQKLGGRKVMPWFFIAPNMLLFAVFVFIPILLAVCYAFTGGTNILLWERPYVGVDNFSTLLSCGNYAEPSTCEQDLFWTGVYNTVSFTFFNVLCTLLVALVTALILNRKIIARGFFRAMFFYPVLLSPVVVGLIWQWFLNRNGLLNLVLSSLGGQPITFLLDPTLSRFWVVFVSVWFHVGFYTLILLAGLQAIPRDIYEAAAVDGTSRWRGFYRLTLPLLAPNILVVVILLTINSVQIFDEAWVLTNGGGPGTANSFIVQYIYQTAFSSNASLYGLASAASVLMGVVLMILTALQFLLTRRLEGK, via the coding sequence ATGAGAAAGATTGCCTTACTGCCCGCAGGATCGCTGATCGATAAGCTGGTAACGCCAGTGGAAAAAGCGGTGAATCTGCTACAAAAACTCGGTGGCCGCAAAGTGATGCCGTGGTTTTTTATCGCGCCTAATATGCTGCTGTTCGCCGTATTTGTCTTTATTCCGATTCTGCTGGCGGTGTGCTACGCCTTTACCGGCGGCACCAATATTCTGCTGTGGGAACGCCCCTACGTGGGCGTGGATAACTTTTCTACGCTGTTGAGCTGCGGCAACTACGCTGAGCCATCGACCTGTGAACAGGATCTGTTCTGGACTGGCGTTTACAACACGGTGTCGTTCACCTTTTTCAACGTGCTCTGCACGCTGCTGGTGGCGCTGGTGACGGCGCTGATCCTCAACCGCAAGATTATCGCCCGTGGCTTTTTCCGCGCCATGTTCTTCTATCCGGTGCTGCTGTCGCCGGTAGTGGTGGGCCTGATCTGGCAGTGGTTTCTTAACCGCAACGGCCTGTTGAATCTGGTGCTGTCGTCGCTGGGCGGGCAGCCGATTACCTTCCTGCTCGATCCGACGCTGTCGCGCTTCTGGGTGGTGTTTGTCTCCGTCTGGTTTCACGTCGGGTTTTATACCCTGATCCTGCTGGCCGGATTGCAGGCGATCCCGCGTGACATTTATGAGGCTGCGGCGGTGGACGGTACCTCGCGCTGGCGCGGTTTTTATCGCCTGACGCTGCCGCTGCTGGCGCCGAACATTCTGGTGGTGGTGATTCTGTTGACTATCAACAGCGTGCAGATCTTCGATGAAGCCTGGGTGTTAACCAACGGCGGTGGGCCCGGTACGGCCAACAGTTTCATCGTGCAGTACATCTATCAGACCGCCTTTTCGTCGAACGCGTCACTCTACGGGCTGGCTTCGGCGGCCTCGGTGCTGATGGGCGTGGTGCTGATGATCCTGACAGCGTTGCAGTTCCTGCTGACACGTCGGCTGGAAGGGAAATAA
- a CDS encoding sn-glycerol-3-phosphate ABC transporter ATP-binding protein UgpC encodes MASLELKNVHKSYGAVNIIKGVDLTIHDGEFMVFVGPSGCGKSTLLRMIAGLEEISSGELWIDQRKVNDLTPAERKIAMVFQSYALYPHLSVRKNLAFGLENLHFPKAEINSRIDEAARMLGLEPYLDRKPRALSGGQQQRVAIGRAIVREPDLFLFDEPLSNLDAKLRVQTRGELSRLHQKLRTTMIYVTHDQVEAMTMAQRIVVLNAGRIEQVGTPLELFNRPKNKFVAGFIGSPRMNMFPAQIVATCADGLEVQCPSGNRLVLPFIGTVGQNVTLGIRPSHCELVEEGEGIALCVDRCEMMGHETFIYGRMGGIDDEMIVHLAQHREFAAGESVFVRFPPAYCHLFDGETDDTLPRCTEH; translated from the coding sequence ATGGCGAGTCTGGAACTAAAAAACGTCCACAAAAGTTATGGTGCGGTGAACATCATCAAAGGCGTGGACTTAACGATTCATGACGGTGAGTTCATGGTCTTTGTCGGCCCGTCGGGCTGTGGGAAATCCACGCTGCTGCGCATGATTGCCGGACTGGAAGAGATCAGCAGCGGTGAACTGTGGATTGACCAGCGCAAGGTGAACGATCTCACGCCAGCGGAGCGCAAGATTGCGATGGTGTTCCAGTCTTACGCGCTCTATCCGCACCTTTCGGTGCGTAAGAACCTCGCGTTTGGGCTGGAAAACCTGCACTTCCCTAAAGCGGAAATTAACAGCCGTATTGATGAAGCGGCGCGTATGTTGGGGTTGGAACCCTATCTGGATCGCAAGCCGCGCGCGTTGTCAGGTGGACAGCAGCAGCGTGTAGCGATTGGCCGTGCGATTGTGCGTGAACCCGATCTGTTCCTGTTTGATGAACCGCTCTCCAATCTGGATGCCAAGCTGCGCGTGCAGACGCGCGGCGAGCTGTCCCGACTGCACCAGAAACTGCGCACCACCATGATTTACGTGACTCACGATCAGGTGGAAGCGATGACGATGGCGCAGCGCATTGTGGTACTGAACGCCGGCCGCATCGAGCAGGTTGGCACGCCGCTGGAGTTGTTCAATCGGCCGAAAAACAAATTTGTCGCAGGCTTCATTGGTTCACCGCGTATGAACATGTTCCCGGCACAGATTGTCGCCACCTGCGCAGACGGCCTCGAAGTGCAGTGTCCGTCGGGCAATCGTCTGGTGCTGCCGTTTATCGGCACAGTCGGACAGAACGTCACGCTCGGCATTCGCCCTTCGCACTGTGAGCTGGTGGAGGAAGGCGAGGGGATTGCGCTGTGTGTCGATCGCTGCGAGATGATGGGGCATGAGACTTTCATCTACGGGCGGATGGGCGGCATTGACGATGAGATGATCGTCCATCTGGCGCAGCACCGCGAGTTCGCAGCGGGCGAATCGGTGTTCGTCCGCTTCCCACCGGCGTATTGCCATCTGTTCGATGGTGAAACGGATGACACATTGCCGCGCTGTACCGAGCATTAA
- a CDS encoding glycoside hydrolase family 105 protein, with protein MQTGSLNRQQTEALLAQVARAFCRLKAIDSVTQDDTPDAGLTIQFEEWDWEVGVGLYGFWKLAHLTQDDTMLTTLANWYQQKLDAGLPPRQINSTAPMLVLALLCQDKPDAPAQWRETVSDWADWLLHSLPKTEDGGFQHTVKERPNTGQLWDDTLFMAGLFLVVAGKLLSRRDLIEEAEYQLVTHARYLADVRSGLWYHGWTFVGRHHYANAFWGRGNAWITLVLPEMRVLAEDQLSAPVLRTLEAILEQQTTTLARCQHESGLWHTLLDDPDSPLETSASAGFIAGILTARRLGMLHDFPQDVLEKGYAAVVAQIDAQGVVQGVSDGTAMGHDLQFYRDIPNVAVPYGQALVMLMLLAQLDSVCEG; from the coding sequence ATGCAGACAGGTTCACTTAACCGACAACAAACCGAAGCGCTGCTGGCGCAGGTGGCGCGGGCATTTTGCCGCCTGAAAGCGATCGACAGCGTGACGCAGGACGACACGCCGGACGCCGGACTGACGATTCAATTCGAAGAGTGGGATTGGGAGGTCGGCGTCGGGCTGTACGGTTTCTGGAAGCTGGCGCATCTGACGCAGGACGACACCATGCTGACGACGCTGGCGAACTGGTATCAGCAAAAGCTGGATGCCGGGCTGCCGCCGCGTCAGATCAACTCGACGGCGCCGATGCTGGTGCTGGCGCTGCTGTGTCAGGACAAACCGGATGCCCCCGCGCAGTGGCGTGAAACCGTGAGCGACTGGGCGGACTGGCTGCTGCACTCGCTGCCAAAAACCGAGGATGGCGGTTTCCAGCACACGGTGAAAGAGCGGCCGAATACCGGACAGCTGTGGGATGACACGCTGTTTATGGCCGGTCTGTTTCTGGTGGTCGCGGGGAAATTACTCTCCCGTCGCGATCTGATCGAAGAGGCGGAATACCAGCTCGTCACGCATGCGCGCTATCTGGCCGATGTGCGTAGCGGGCTGTGGTATCACGGCTGGACGTTCGTCGGTCGCCATCACTATGCGAATGCGTTCTGGGGACGCGGCAACGCCTGGATCACGCTGGTGCTGCCGGAAATGCGGGTGCTGGCGGAGGATCAGCTGTCCGCGCCGGTACTGCGCACGCTGGAAGCGATTCTGGAACAGCAAACGACCACGCTGGCGCGCTGCCAGCACGAGTCCGGCCTGTGGCACACGCTGCTGGATGACCCGGATTCACCGCTGGAAACCTCCGCCAGCGCCGGATTTATCGCCGGGATTTTGACGGCACGTCGACTGGGCATGCTGCACGATTTCCCGCAGGACGTACTGGAAAAAGGCTATGCCGCCGTGGTGGCGCAGATTGACGCACAGGGCGTGGTGCAGGGTGTCTCGGACGGCACAGCGATGGGGCACGACTTACAGTTCTATCGCGATATTCCCAATGTTGCCGTGCCTTACGGGCAGGCGCTGGTCATGCTGATGTTATTGGCACAGTTAGATTCTGTTTGCGAGGGCTGA